In Lachnospiraceae bacterium, one DNA window encodes the following:
- the scpB gene encoding SMC-Scp complex subunit ScpB — MEELTIDNTPVKNEKDQEAVIEAVLFTMGGAVELKQLAVSIGQDKETAKAAVDRLMKRYKTGKHGMEILQLEDSYQMCTQSKYYSNLIRIASAPKKQVLSDVVLETLSIIAYRQPVTKLEIEKIRGVKSDHAVNRLVEYNLVYEAGRLDAPGRPALFATTEEFMRRFGIGALSDLPDMNPAKEDEIRAEVEEELKYKLEEMGSNDASEEALELLEAAVTREQNNKENNQ, encoded by the coding sequence TTGGAAGAATTAACCATAGACAATACACCTGTTAAAAATGAAAAAGACCAGGAAGCTGTCATTGAAGCCGTCCTGTTCACCATGGGTGGCGCTGTAGAATTAAAGCAGCTGGCTGTTTCCATTGGCCAGGACAAAGAAACTGCCAAAGCCGCAGTAGACCGTCTGATGAAGCGGTACAAAACCGGCAAACACGGTATGGAGATCCTGCAGTTAGAAGACAGCTACCAGATGTGTACCCAGTCAAAATATTACTCTAATCTGATCCGCATTGCCTCCGCTCCTAAAAAGCAGGTGCTTTCTGATGTGGTCCTGGAAACCCTTTCTATTATCGCCTACCGCCAGCCGGTAACAAAACTGGAGATTGAAAAAATCCGCGGTGTTAAATCTGATCACGCAGTCAATCGTCTGGTAGAATATAATCTGGTCTACGAAGCAGGCCGTTTAGATGCCCCCGGCCGGCCGGCCCTTTTTGCCACCACAGAAGAATTTATGCGCCGCTTCGGCATTGGCGCCTTAAGCGATCTTCCTGATATGAACCCGGCAAAAGAAGACGAGATCCGTGCCGAAGTAGAGGAAGAGCTGAAATATAAATTAGAGGAAATGGGAAGCAACGATGCTTCTGAAGAAGCCCTGGAACTGCTGGAAGCGGCAGTCACCAGAGAACAGAACAATAAAGAAAACAACCAATAA
- a CDS encoding metallophosphoesterase, translated as MLITHLTAATCAAAAICLGRSEYEKKALSAEETTIYSSKVSKKRTFIFLSDLHENTFGQENEKLIQVIDQIHPDAVLNGGDLIVTKGTHAKTDRSLSLIKELVSRYPVYCGEGNHENRIDWEPGKYGSEGNIYRNALKQVGAICLKNNSAIFDTEIRITCLDLDKDFYKKALVHPVPSMPSHYIEEKVGNPASGHFQILLAHSPLFFANYADWGADLTLCGHFHGGTIRLPGLGGVMTPQYQFFLPWCAGIFEDQGHYMAVSRGLGTHSINIRLNNRPQLLILHICPQTDGSAATPILKKSYVNYK; from the coding sequence ATGCTGATCACTCATCTGACTGCTGCCACCTGCGCAGCTGCTGCCATCTGTCTTGGCAGATCAGAATATGAAAAAAAAGCTTTATCCGCCGAAGAAACCACTATTTACAGCAGTAAAGTATCAAAAAAACGCACCTTTATCTTTCTGTCCGACCTGCATGAAAATACCTTTGGACAGGAAAATGAAAAGCTGATACAGGTCATTGACCAGATACATCCTGATGCTGTCCTAAACGGCGGTGATCTTATCGTCACCAAAGGCACACATGCAAAAACAGACCGGTCGCTCTCTCTTATAAAAGAACTGGTTTCCCGCTATCCTGTTTACTGTGGAGAAGGAAACCATGAAAACCGCATTGACTGGGAACCGGGAAAATATGGATCAGAAGGTAACATTTACCGGAATGCCTTAAAACAGGTCGGAGCCATTTGCCTGAAAAATAACTCTGCCATTTTTGATACAGAAATACGGATCACCTGCCTGGACCTGGACAAAGATTTTTATAAAAAAGCTCTGGTACACCCCGTACCATCTATGCCATCCCATTATATAGAAGAAAAAGTGGGGAACCCGGCTTCTGGTCATTTCCAGATCCTGTTAGCCCACTCCCCTCTCTTTTTTGCCAATTATGCAGACTGGGGGGCAGATCTGACCTTATGCGGTCATTTTCACGGCGGGACCATCCGCCTTCCAGGACTTGGTGGTGTAATGACTCCCCAGTATCAGTTTTTTCTCCCCTGGTGTGCCGGAATTTTTGAAGACCAGGGACATTATATGGCTGTAAGCCGCGGTCTGGGGACCCATTCTATCAACATCCGTTTAAACAACCGTCCCCAGCTTTTAATCCTGCATATCTGCCCGCAAACAGACGGATCTGCAGCAACACCCATCTTGAAAAAATCTTACGTAAATTATAAATAG
- a CDS encoding sensor histidine kinase, which translates to MKRERYFQDELWRMFVTYAILPATLFTFICGILFMTVLLHGRERANREYLSYVNGRVNQMVESCEQGIETLAELPQAVSGPGYVLERNRIFQIFYGISGQVGYEPEMYLVDQGGRLLLSNKEKLPSYLNKRQEVEWGIYAAMDARPGQTAFRLMNGWDNGASTAVFGRWVSSEDGNGRYIILAVPGSGLLRTLARSGEQVAVTDCYGWTYFCNNTLFLTDSNQVRPALKESGAYMRLDQKIYFTSKNSLENGYFSIYVMSDVQNVLTSLIFAGILVAVALLIMTAWVLFQSRQVTERKTEDLYKLLDGMELARQGNLEHTGTIDRDNEFKMIADAYNETITSLKEQMENNRKMTELLALAQTKQLESQFNPHFLYNTLENIRYMCRLEPETAERMVFSLSKLLRYSLDGSREQVTLKEDLGHLNNYLSILEKRFGSRFEYKINVEQECMQCLIPRLVLQPMIENSVKYGFGNQLNLHVELKAYIHEEKMMMICRDDGVGMSATMVENLRALMDRKEAPGKHSGLYNIHRRIQLLYGHPYGVEIRSLEGHGTTLVVTLPAVHDTGQGENNDASCNDSGR; encoded by the coding sequence ATGAAACGGGAACGTTATTTTCAGGATGAGTTATGGCGGATGTTTGTTACATATGCCATTCTTCCGGCAACTTTGTTTACCTTTATCTGTGGTATTCTTTTTATGACAGTCCTGCTCCATGGAAGAGAAAGGGCAAACAGGGAATACCTTTCTTATGTGAACGGACGGGTAAATCAAATGGTGGAAAGCTGTGAACAGGGAATTGAAACTCTGGCAGAACTTCCACAAGCAGTATCAGGTCCTGGCTATGTGTTGGAACGAAACCGTATTTTTCAGATTTTTTATGGGATTTCCGGGCAGGTGGGATATGAACCGGAAATGTATCTGGTAGACCAGGGAGGAAGGCTGCTTCTATCTAATAAAGAAAAGCTGCCATCCTATCTCAACAAGAGACAGGAGGTAGAGTGGGGGATTTATGCGGCTATGGATGCCAGACCGGGACAAACGGCCTTCCGGCTGATGAATGGCTGGGACAACGGGGCAAGTACGGCGGTGTTTGGCCGGTGGGTGAGTTCAGAGGATGGAAATGGGCGATATATTATCCTTGCAGTACCCGGCAGCGGGCTTTTAAGGACGCTTGCAAGATCTGGGGAGCAGGTGGCAGTAACAGACTGCTATGGCTGGACTTATTTTTGCAATAACACGCTCTTTCTTACAGACAGCAACCAGGTGCGCCCTGCATTAAAAGAGTCAGGAGCTTATATGCGTCTGGATCAGAAGATTTATTTTACATCGAAAAACAGCTTGGAAAATGGCTATTTCTCTATATATGTTATGTCTGATGTGCAAAATGTGCTTACATCCCTGATATTTGCCGGTATACTGGTAGCAGTGGCTCTGCTTATTATGACTGCCTGGGTATTGTTCCAGTCCAGGCAGGTGACAGAGCGAAAAACAGAAGATCTATATAAGCTGTTAGATGGAATGGAGCTTGCCAGACAGGGAAATCTGGAGCATACGGGAACCATTGACCGTGACAATGAGTTTAAGATGATTGCAGATGCTTATAACGAAACCATTACCAGTCTGAAAGAGCAGATGGAAAATAACCGGAAAATGACGGAGCTTCTGGCTCTGGCCCAGACCAAGCAGCTGGAGTCCCAGTTTAACCCACATTTTCTTTATAATACACTGGAAAATATCAGGTATATGTGCAGGCTGGAGCCGGAAACTGCTGAGAGAATGGTATTTTCACTGTCAAAACTGCTGCGATACAGTCTGGACGGCAGCAGAGAACAGGTAACTCTTAAAGAGGATCTGGGACATTTAAACAATTACCTTTCAATCCTGGAAAAACGGTTTGGAAGCCGGTTTGAATATAAGATCAATGTTGAGCAGGAGTGTATGCAGTGCCTGATCCCCAGGCTGGTCTTACAGCCGATGATCGAAAATTCTGTAAAATATGGTTTTGGAAATCAGTTAAATCTTCATGTAGAGTTAAAGGCATATATCCATGAGGAAAAAATGATGATGATCTGCCGGGATGACGGTGTGGGAATGAGTGCCACAATGGTTGAAAATTTACGTGCTCTTATGGACAGGAAAGAAGCACCAGGCAAACATTCCGGACTTTACAATATACACCGCAGGATCCAGCTTTTATATGGACATCCATATGGTGTGGAAATACGCAGTCTGGAAGGTCACGGAACTACTCTGGTAGTTACGCTTCCGGCGGTACATGACACAGGACAGGGGGAAAATAACGATGCTTCGTGTAATGATAGTGGAAGATGA
- a CDS encoding helix-turn-helix transcriptional regulator produces MITYDRLWETMKKRGITQYHLIKREKFSAGQIGRLKNNMTVSTQTLDTLCRLLSCRIEDIVTYIPDNGETLPEQNPAVESISSCSTDTDANTDTGTDISKEKKVPSLYAKAKKGTKISKKSAKKASKNEKGDKKAKKKNKDKDKDKKLGD; encoded by the coding sequence ATGATCACCTATGACCGTTTATGGGAAACAATGAAAAAACGCGGAATTACCCAGTATCACCTGATCAAACGTGAGAAATTCAGTGCCGGACAGATCGGACGGCTAAAAAATAATATGACTGTTTCTACACAGACACTGGATACTCTGTGCCGCCTGCTTTCCTGCCGCATTGAAGATATTGTAACCTATATCCCGGATAATGGAGAAACACTGCCAGAACAGAACCCGGCTGTTGAAAGCATATCCTCATGCAGCACTGATACTGATGCCAATACAGATACCGGTACTGACATCAGCAAAGAAAAGAAAGTTCCAAGCCTCTATGCCAAAGCCAAAAAAGGCACCAAAATCTCAAAAAAATCCGCCAAAAAAGCTTCTAAAAATGAAAAAGGAGATAAAAAGGCAAAAAAGAAAAACAAAGATAAAGATAAGGATAAAAAACTGGGAGACTGA
- a CDS encoding aldo/keto reductase, giving the protein MYYVDEYKADRNRYETMQYNRCGKSGLKLPVVSLGLWHNFGSKDNYDMMKTLCFTAFDNGITHFDLANNYGPIYGSAEENFGRIMRDFLRPYRNELIISTKAGYDMWDGPYGNWGSRKYLIASLDESLKRMQLDYVDIFYHHRMDPETPLEETILALDQIVRSGKALYAGISNYDGVHAKKALEIAKEIHLPLIINQNRYNIFDRTVENNDLKAYARESGMGLICFSPLAQGMLSEKYINGIPADSRVARDGRFLHAEDITPEKIEKIKKLDALAKERGQSLPQMALSWLLKDSDVTSVLIGASKPEQILSNIGIIGHTTFTKEELDLIDQISKEQ; this is encoded by the coding sequence ATGTATTACGTTGATGAATATAAGGCAGACAGAAACCGATATGAGACTATGCAGTACAATCGCTGCGGAAAAAGCGGCCTGAAACTTCCTGTAGTGTCTTTGGGATTGTGGCACAATTTCGGTTCTAAAGATAATTATGATATGATGAAGACGCTTTGTTTCACAGCTTTTGACAATGGTATTACCCATTTTGATCTGGCCAATAACTATGGTCCGATCTATGGATCAGCAGAGGAAAACTTTGGACGGATAATGCGTGATTTTTTACGTCCGTACAGAAATGAACTGATCATTAGTACTAAAGCCGGATATGACATGTGGGATGGCCCTTATGGAAACTGGGGTTCCAGAAAATATCTTATTGCCAGTCTGGATGAGTCCTTAAAGAGAATGCAGTTAGACTATGTGGATATTTTCTACCATCACAGAATGGATCCGGAAACACCATTAGAGGAAACAATTCTGGCTTTAGATCAGATTGTCCGTTCTGGGAAGGCACTGTATGCAGGAATTTCCAACTATGACGGAGTTCATGCAAAGAAGGCACTGGAGATCGCAAAAGAAATCCACTTACCTCTGATCATCAACCAGAACCGTTATAATATCTTTGATAGAACAGTGGAAAATAATGATTTAAAGGCTTATGCCCGTGAATCTGGAATGGGTCTGATCTGTTTTAGCCCTCTGGCGCAGGGAATGTTATCTGAAAAATATATTAACGGCATCCCGGCTGACAGCCGTGTTGCAAGAGATGGACGATTCCTTCATGCAGAAGATATTACTCCGGAAAAGATTGAAAAGATCAAAAAGCTGGATGCTCTTGCAAAAGAGAGAGGGCAGAGCCTTCCACAGATGGCACTTTCCTGGCTGTTAAAAGACAGCGATGTTACCAGCGTATTGATCGGTGCTTCCAAACCAGAGCAGATATTAAGCAACATTGGGATTATAGGACATACAACATTTACAAAAGAAGAACTGGATTTGATCGATCAGATTTCCAAAGAACAGTAA
- a CDS encoding iron ABC transporter permease, whose translation MAGKQSAQLERKKFFADPIMVSMIVVLLVFLALFILYPLLMLLVDSFYAEGTITLDVFKRVLNLERFRNAFKNTLTLGFIVGFASTAIGLLFAYVEVYVKLKTKILEKLFGLVSMLPVVSPPFVLSLSMIMLFGRSGIITRSLLGIYDSNIYGLLGISVVQTLTFFPVCYLMLKGLLKNIDPSLEEATRDMGATRWKVFTSVTFPLLLPGLGNAFLVTFIESVADFANPMLIGGSYDTLATTIYLQVTGAYDSTGAAAMSVVLLSLTVILFLIQKYYLEKKTAATLTGKASRMRMLIEDKSVTVPLTIFCGLVAAFVLLMYIMVPFGALFTLWGRDYSLSLKWFQYMFKTSGLKAFKDSFILSLIAAPLTALLSMVISYLVVKKRFKGRNFIEFVSMLAMAVPGTVLGIGYIRGYANGLFRSGFMSSLYGTGAILIIVFIVRSLPTGTRSGISALRQIDKSIEESAYDMGANSARVFMTVTLPLIKDSFFSGLVTAFVRSITAISAIILLVTPDFLLITCQINEQAEKGNYGVACAYATVLIIITYGAVLIMNTLMKFFGVSRKIKTEE comes from the coding sequence ATGGCCGGAAAACAAAGTGCACAGCTGGAACGGAAGAAATTTTTTGCTGACCCGATCATGGTCTCAATGATCGTTGTCCTTCTGGTTTTTCTGGCGCTGTTTATCCTGTATCCGCTGTTAATGCTGTTAGTGGACAGCTTTTATGCAGAGGGAACCATTACACTGGATGTATTTAAACGTGTTTTAAATCTGGAACGTTTCCGCAATGCATTTAAAAACACACTTACACTTGGATTTATCGTAGGTTTTGCTTCTACAGCCATTGGTTTATTATTTGCTTATGTAGAAGTATATGTGAAGTTGAAAACAAAAATACTGGAAAAGTTATTTGGTCTGGTATCCATGCTTCCTGTAGTATCCCCGCCATTTGTGCTGTCTTTGTCCATGATCATGCTGTTTGGGCGAAGCGGTATCATCACCCGTTCCCTGTTAGGAATTTATGATTCTAATATTTACGGGCTTTTAGGCATCTCCGTAGTCCAGACACTTACATTTTTCCCTGTATGTTATCTGATGTTAAAGGGACTGTTAAAGAACATTGACCCGTCACTGGAAGAAGCGACCAGAGATATGGGAGCTACCCGCTGGAAAGTGTTTACAAGCGTAACTTTCCCACTTCTGCTTCCAGGTCTTGGAAATGCATTCCTGGTAACATTTATTGAGTCTGTAGCAGACTTTGCAAACCCGATGCTGATCGGTGGTTCCTATGATACTCTGGCAACTACCATTTATCTGCAGGTAACAGGTGCTTACGACTCCACAGGTGCAGCAGCCATGTCTGTGGTCCTGCTTTCACTGACTGTTATCCTGTTCCTGATCCAGAAATATTATCTGGAGAAGAAAACAGCAGCTACTCTTACTGGCAAAGCTTCCCGTATGAGAATGCTTATTGAAGATAAGAGCGTAACTGTTCCGCTGACTATTTTCTGCGGCCTGGTAGCAGCTTTCGTGCTTTTAATGTATATCATGGTTCCGTTTGGCGCACTGTTCACCCTTTGGGGAAGAGATTACAGCTTAAGCCTTAAATGGTTCCAGTACATGTTTAAGACCAGTGGACTAAAGGCATTTAAGGATTCCTTTATACTGTCCCTGATCGCAGCTCCTCTTACAGCACTTTTATCCATGGTCATTTCCTATCTGGTTGTTAAAAAGCGCTTTAAAGGAAGAAACTTTATTGAATTCGTATCTATGTTAGCAATGGCAGTACCTGGTACTGTTCTTGGTATTGGATATATCCGTGGTTATGCAAATGGTCTGTTCCGCAGCGGCTTTATGAGCAGTCTTTATGGAACTGGTGCTATCCTGATCATCGTATTTATCGTTCGAAGCCTTCCTACCGGTACACGAAGCGGTATCTCCGCTCTGCGCCAGATCGATAAATCCATTGAAGAGTCCGCCTACGACATGGGTGCAAATTCAGCAAGAGTATTTATGACCGTTACGTTACCGCTTATTAAGGATTCCTTCTTCAGCGGCCTGGTAACTGCATTTGTCCGCAGTATTACCGCTATTTCAGCAATTATCCTGTTAGTAACTCCTGACTTCCTGCTGATCACCTGTCAGATCAATGAGCAGGCGGAAAAAGGAAACTACGGTGTTGCCTGTGCTTATGCAACCGTATTGATCATCATTACCTACGGTGCAGTGCTGATCATGAATACGCTGATGAAATTCTTCGGAGTCAGCAGAAAAATCAAAACGGAGGAATAG
- a CDS encoding response regulator, with translation MLRVMIVEDEDMIRKGLVFTIDWLSMDCVVVAEASNGQEGYERILEYKPDVVFTDICMPFMDGIEMIQKASEKVKFKSILLTSYAEFDYARRAIEARVCEYLLKPVDEEKLAKIMKKLGEEITSVRQVEYAMEQAELEGGNLNLEYYMKLDRSENGYVSKLIEAIKTRYGEKLSIESISEEMGVSASYLSRKFKEITGQTFLDFLNKYRVQQAITLLNTREYRISEISEAVGFSDYKHFCSVFKKYTLKSPTKFVKGG, from the coding sequence ATGCTTCGTGTAATGATAGTGGAAGATGAGGACATGATACGCAAGGGTCTGGTATTTACCATAGACTGGCTTTCTATGGACTGCGTGGTAGTAGCAGAAGCTTCCAATGGACAGGAAGGCTATGAACGTATCCTGGAATACAAGCCGGATGTGGTGTTTACTGATATCTGTATGCCTTTTATGGATGGCATTGAAATGATACAGAAGGCATCGGAAAAGGTAAAATTTAAAAGCATTCTTCTTACCAGCTATGCAGAGTTTGACTATGCCAGAAGAGCTATTGAGGCCAGAGTCTGTGAGTATCTGCTAAAACCGGTAGATGAGGAGAAGCTAGCCAAGATCATGAAAAAACTGGGAGAAGAGATCACCAGCGTGCGCCAGGTGGAATATGCTATGGAACAGGCGGAACTGGAAGGGGGAAATCTGAATCTGGAATACTATATGAAGCTGGACCGCTCGGAAAATGGGTATGTTTCAAAGCTGATAGAAGCTATTAAGACCCGGTATGGGGAGAAGCTGAGCATTGAGTCTATTTCCGAGGAAATGGGAGTCAGTGCCAGCTATTTAAGCCGCAAATTTAAGGAGATCACAGGGCAGACCTTTCTGGATTTCCTAAATAAATACCGGGTACAGCAGGCAATCACTCTGTTAAATACCAGAGAATACCGGATCAGTGAGATATCAGAGGCAGTAGGTTTTTCTGATTATAAGCATTTTTGTTCTGTATTTAAGAAATATACTTTAAAATCACCTACAAAATTTGTAAAGGGAGGCTGA
- a CDS encoding extracellular solute-binding protein — protein sequence MTHSMKNREGSAETDADSLVVYSPHPLDFINPIVSEFEAQTGISVQVRTGGTGELLKWAREGDEPVCDVFWGGSLYAAGAGKDLFEPYISENEEYVREEFKNKEGNMTRFTDIPSVLMVNTNLLGGMKIQGYEDLLDERLKGKIAMCDPSTSSSASEHLINMLYAMGEGNPEKGWDYVEKFCKNLDGMLLKSSSEVYQGVAEGRYTVGLTFEEGGAGYVSKGAPVKLIYMKEGVISTPDVVCIVKGSRHKKAAEEYVDFVTGKAAQTVIADSLDRRSVRKDVEAAAYLPDKEEIHMITADENMVNEKREQWKQRFTEIFTYCTQAETCENESAAGSHRDSIFKEVSGK from the coding sequence ATGACACATTCTATGAAAAACCGGGAAGGAAGTGCTGAAACAGATGCAGACAGTCTGGTTGTATACAGCCCCCATCCTTTGGATTTTATTAATCCCATTGTGTCTGAATTTGAGGCTCAGACAGGGATTTCAGTGCAGGTGCGTACTGGGGGGACCGGAGAACTTTTAAAATGGGCCAGAGAAGGGGACGAGCCGGTATGCGATGTATTCTGGGGCGGTTCTTTGTATGCAGCAGGGGCAGGAAAAGACCTGTTTGAGCCTTATATCAGTGAAAATGAAGAGTATGTCCGGGAAGAATTTAAAAATAAAGAAGGAAATATGACCCGGTTTACAGATATTCCTAGTGTACTTATGGTCAATACCAATCTTCTTGGTGGTATGAAGATCCAGGGATATGAAGATCTGCTGGATGAACGGTTAAAAGGAAAAATCGCTATGTGCGATCCGTCCACATCTTCTTCTGCCAGTGAACATCTGATCAACATGCTTTATGCTATGGGAGAAGGCAATCCGGAAAAAGGCTGGGATTATGTGGAAAAATTTTGTAAAAACCTGGATGGAATGCTTTTAAAAAGCTCATCGGAGGTATACCAGGGAGTGGCAGAAGGACGTTATACAGTAGGGCTTACCTTTGAGGAAGGCGGTGCTGGTTATGTATCCAAAGGAGCACCTGTAAAACTGATCTATATGAAGGAGGGGGTTATATCCACTCCTGACGTGGTATGTATTGTGAAGGGAAGCAGACATAAAAAAGCAGCAGAGGAATATGTGGATTTTGTGACAGGAAAAGCAGCCCAGACTGTGATCGCTGACAGTTTAGACCGCCGGTCTGTGCGGAAGGATGTGGAAGCAGCGGCTTATCTGCCAGATAAAGAAGAAATCCATATGATCACAGCAGATGAAAATATGGTCAATGAAAAGAGGGAACAGTGGAAGCAGAGGTTTACAGAAATTTTTACATACTGTACACAGGCAGAAACTTGTGAAAACGAAAGTGCAGCAGGATCACATAGGGACTCCATCTTTAAGGAGGTGTCCGGGAAATGA
- a CDS encoding ABC transporter ATP-binding protein — MEKQKKGVRLEHISKIYNDPKTGKEFYAVQDTTLDIEPGTFVTLLGPSGCGKTTTLRMIAGFESPDEGEIYLGDEAINSLTPNKRDTAMVFQSYALLPHYNVFDNVAYGLKIRKLPKEEIKERVLNILKLVEMDGMESRMTNQLSGGQQQRVALARALVIEPSVLLFDEPLSNLDAKLRVTMRTEIRKIQQKVGITAIYVTHDQSEAMSISDKIIIMSKGKVEQIGTPREIYYHPKSRFVADFIGEANFLKAKVKSAQGEKAVIDVIGEEIEVNNYGEKAAGDDASLVLRPEAVVLSEKGLLEGTVILSTFMGSYQYYQVMVGDMEIQITDYNPVNRRIYEVGEKAYLDFDPHGVYIL, encoded by the coding sequence ATGGAAAAGCAGAAAAAAGGTGTTCGTCTGGAACATATTTCCAAAATATATAATGATCCGAAAACAGGAAAAGAATTTTATGCGGTACAGGATACCACACTGGATATTGAACCGGGTACGTTCGTTACTTTACTGGGACCTTCCGGCTGTGGAAAGACTACCACACTGCGTATGATCGCAGGTTTTGAAAGCCCGGATGAAGGTGAGATCTACTTAGGTGATGAGGCTATTAACAGCCTGACGCCAAATAAACGTGACACAGCAATGGTATTCCAGAGCTATGCCCTGCTGCCACATTATAATGTATTTGACAACGTAGCTTATGGCTTAAAGATCCGTAAGCTGCCTAAGGAAGAGATAAAAGAGAGAGTTTTAAACATCCTGAAGCTGGTAGAAATGGATGGAATGGAATCCCGTATGACCAACCAGCTTTCCGGTGGACAGCAGCAGCGAGTTGCTTTAGCCCGGGCTCTGGTCATTGAACCAAGTGTCCTGCTTTTTGATGAGCCATTAAGTAACCTGGATGCAAAGCTGCGTGTGACAATGCGTACTGAGATACGTAAGATCCAGCAGAAGGTAGGAATTACTGCGATCTATGTAACTCATGACCAGTCAGAGGCGATGAGCATTTCTGATAAGATCATTATCATGAGCAAAGGTAAAGTAGAGCAGATCGGTACTCCAAGAGAAATCTACTATCATCCAAAGAGCCGTTTCGTAGCTGACTTTATTGGTGAAGCAAACTTCTTAAAGGCGAAGGTTAAATCTGCTCAGGGTGAAAAGGCTGTGATCGATGTTATTGGTGAAGAGATAGAGGTCAATAATTATGGTGAGAAGGCAGCCGGTGATGATGCCAGTCTGGTTCTTCGTCCGGAAGCAGTTGTTCTTTCTGAAAAAGGACTTCTGGAAGGAACGGTTATCCTGTCAACCTTCATGGGTTCCTATCAGTATTATCAGGTAATGGTAGGTGATATGGAGATCCAGATCACAGACTACAATCCTGTAAACCGCCGGATTTATGAAGTAGGCGAAAAGGCATATCTGGACTTTGATCCTCATGGGGTTTATATCCTGTAA
- a CDS encoding segregation/condensation protein A, translated as METITYKLEHFEGPLDLLLHLIEKNKVDIYDIPIVEITAQYLEYVRNMEREDLNIVSEFLVMAATLLDIKAKMLLPKEVNEEGEEVDPRAELVSRLLEYKRYKILAEELADREEGAARHFYKNSSLPPEVTKYQPPADLDELLDGLTLAKLQRIFEQVMKRKEYKTDPIRSKFGTIRREPVSLEQKITSVMDYARKNRRFSFRQLLEKQTDKLEVVVTFLAVLELMKIGKIHLNQEETFGEMDIETLEPEGQEDDLDLEQISDLDVLP; from the coding sequence ATGGAAACCATTACCTACAAATTGGAGCATTTTGAAGGTCCTTTGGACCTGCTCCTTCATCTGATCGAGAAAAATAAAGTAGATATTTACGATATCCCCATTGTGGAGATCACAGCCCAGTATCTGGAATATGTGCGAAACATGGAACGGGAAGACTTAAACATTGTCAGCGAATTTCTCGTTATGGCTGCTACCCTTTTAGATATTAAGGCAAAAATGCTTCTTCCAAAGGAAGTAAATGAAGAAGGAGAAGAAGTAGACCCAAGAGCCGAGCTGGTATCCCGCCTGTTAGAATATAAGCGTTACAAGATCCTGGCTGAAGAACTGGCAGACCGGGAAGAAGGTGCAGCCAGACATTTTTACAAAAATTCCTCGCTTCCTCCGGAAGTAACAAAATACCAGCCCCCAGCTGACCTTGACGAACTTTTAGACGGTCTCACACTTGCAAAGCTGCAGCGTATCTTTGAGCAGGTAATGAAGCGCAAGGAATACAAAACCGATCCCATACGAAGCAAATTCGGCACCATCCGCCGGGAACCGGTCAGTCTGGAACAGAAGATCACTTCTGTTATGGATTATGCCAGAAAAAACCGCCGTTTCAGTTTCCGCCAGCTTCTTGAAAAACAGACAGATAAATTAGAAGTGGTAGTCACATTTCTGGCCGTTCTCGAATTAATGAAGATTGGAAAGATCCATCTAAACCAGGAAGAAACATTTGGTGAAATGGATATTGAAACCTTAGAACCGGAAGGTCAGGAAGATGACCTGGATTTAGAACAGATAAGCGACCTTGATGTACTCCCGTAA